CAACAATGACCGCGTCAAAAATATGTTTGAAGAAAAACAATTTCCACAAATCTATACCGATATGGTAGATCATTTAACGAAAACCGAAGCAAATATTCCAATCTCTTCTGATATGACGGCATTTCCTGTTGAACAACGGGAAAAATATCCCAATGGCTTAACTACCGTTGTCCCAATTTTTGGTGCGGGAGAACGTTTGGGAACTATTATTTTAGCCCGGATGGATGCAGCTTTTAACGAAGATGACTTGGTTTTAGCTGAATATGGCGCTACCGTAGTCGGAATGCAATTCCTATATCAAAAATCTCGTGATATTGAAGCGGACGTCAGAAGTGCAACGGCTGTTCAAATGGCGATTAGTACACTTTCTTATAGTGAATTAAAAGCAGTCCAAGCGATTTTTGCCGCTTTGCAAGGGGATGAAGGACGCTTAACTGCTTCTAGTATTGCCGATGAAATTGGCATTACCCGTTCGGTGATTGTCAATGCCCTACGAAAACTAGAATCTGCTGGGATTATTGAGTCACGTTCTTTAGGTATGAAGGGAACGTATTTGCGCGTTTTAAATAAACGCTTCAAAGAAGAATTGGATAAACACAGTCACTAGGATTATAATGAAGTGTATGGTAGCAAAAAGGAAATGTTAAATTAGGAGGTGCCGTAAATGACGGTCACAATTGAAAATGATCAACTAAAAGCCCAAATTGCCTTACACGGGGCAGAGTTACAAAGTTTAGTTAGCAAAACAAACGGATTGGAATATATTTGGCAAGCAGATCCGAAATATTGGGGAAAACATGCGCCGGTTTTATTTCCAATTGTAGGTGCTTTAAAAGAAGATAGCTATCGTTATAAAGATAAAACATATCAGCTGCCAAAGCATGGTTTTGCGCGCAATATGGACTTTGAACTTTTAGAAGAGACCGGGGATGCCGCTAGCTTTGTTTTAACTGCTACGGCTGAAACTAAGGCAGTTTTTCCTTTTGATTTTGAACTGATTATTCGCTATGAACTAGGTGGCGATGGTCTAACAGTAAAATATGAAGTGGAAAACTTGGACGAAGAAGAAATGTTCTTTTCAATTGGGGGGCATCCAGCCTTTAATGTTCCTTTAGAAGAAGGATTAAGTTTTGAGGATTACTATTTAGCTTTTTCACCTCGTAAATCGCGGTTAAGCTTGCCTCTTGACGGCAATTATATCAATTTGGAACAACGGACTTTGGGACAAACCAATACGAATTTAGCCTTAACCCATGATATGTTCAAAAATGATGCAGTTATTTTTGAGACAAAAGGATTAAACGCGATTTCTATTTGTAGTGAAAAATCACCCCATAGTGTTACTTTAAGTTATAAAGATATGCCCTATGTGGGTGTTTGGTCACCTTATCCAACTGAGTCACCTTTTGTATGTATTGAACCGTGGTGTGGGATTGCTGATACGACAGACGCAACTGGCGAACTAGTTGAAAAACTAGGCATTCAACAATTAGCTGGTCGCGAAAAATTTGCTACAAAATATGCAATTACCGTTAAATAGCTAATAAAAGACCTCTAAAAGTCTTAAGACTTTTAGAGGTCTTTTTAAACTGTGAAGAGAGTACGAATTTTTTAAAGAAAAAAATTGATTTGACTCCTTTGTGCTGTCTGGCTTCATCCACTAGCTCTTGGCGGCAATAAGTCAAAATATCGAAAAATTTGAAAAGCGATTTAGAAAAATTTCGCCTTATTGCTGACAGAAAAAACGAGTTTTAAAAAACTTCTCTTATTCGAGGTAAAAAGGGGGGAGTTTACACTATCTCTTTTTTTTACTGTTTAAACCAAAAGGAATCCGACTTTCACTGCCATCTTTAATCCGTTTGATGTTGTCGCGGTGTCGATAAAAAATGAAAAGTGTCAGACCAGTTGCAATAATTGTTAACAGCCAGTTGTGTTGTGGTAAAATTTGTGGCCAGACTAGCGGCAAAATAACAGTTGATAGGGTAATTAGAACGGCTGCAATCATACTTGTTAAGCTCACCATACTTGTGATAAAGAGGCAAACAACAAAAATTGTCGCGGAGTAGATAAAAAAGATAGGGCTATAGCCTAATAACATCCCAGCACTGGTCGCGACCGCCTTGCCACCTTTAAAGCCGGCAAAAATCGGGAAGGTATGACCTAAAATTGCGCAAACGCCAAACCATAACGGGTTAATATTTGTTACATGAAATAAGCTTGGCAATAGTGTGGCTAAAGTTCCCTTCAAAATATCCATCAGTAAAACGACAGTTCCAGCTGGCTTTCCTAAAACACGAAATGTATTAGTAGTACCAGTATTACCGCTGCCGAACTGGCGAATATCTTTTTTGTAAAATAGTTTCCCAATCCAAACACCAGAAGGAATAGATCCTAATAAATAGGCGATTATCATTAAAATAATTACTTTCATAAATAACCTCAATTCTTCAAACTAGCGTAATTTTAGCATGAAAGAAATGCAGGAACAACTCTTTGCCAATATTTCTTCAATAGGATATAGTCTAGGTGGTTGATAATTAAACTTCTAAAGGAGTGGTAGTATGTTTCAAAATCCTAGTCAAGAAAAAATTCTTCAAATTTTAAAAGAAGCAAAAACGATTGCGGTAGTTGGCTTGAGCCCAAAGGAAGATCGTACCAGTTTTCAAATCGCACGGCTACTACAAAACTACGGTTATCGAATTATTCCGGTGAATCCACAACATGCTGGTAGTGAAATTTTAGGTGAAAAAGTTTATTCTGATTTAGCCAGTGTTCCTGAAAAAATTGACATTGTGGATATCTTCCGTCGCAGCGAGTTTTTGCCAGACGTTGCAGCAGACTTTTTAAAGATAGATGCCAAGGTTTACTGGGCGCAACTTGGTTTAGAAAATGAGCAAGCTTGGGAAATGCTGCATGAAGCAAAACGAGATGATGTAATTATGAATCGTTGTATCAAAATTGAGTTAAACAAAATGGGCGCATAATATTTTTAATAAAAAAATCACTAAGCAAACTTGAGGCTAAAAGAGCAGTTACAAAAAGTTTGCTTAGTTTTTTTGTCTGAAAAGGCGTGACTTTGACTGTATAACGAATACGTAAAAATTTGACGTTTAAGTAAAATAAGCTTTATTTTGAATTGTAATTGCATTTATACGTATTTTTCTTTAAAATAAAACAAGAACGTATGTTTGTGTTTTTCTTTGTGGTTTGAACATCTCCTGTACTCTTGCCTATTTAATACTTTTTTTCACAGGTTTTTTAGAGTAAGATAGAAGGAGCGCTTTT
The DNA window shown above is from Enterococcus montenegrensis and carries:
- the codY gene encoding GTP-sensing pleiotropic transcriptional regulator CodY, translated to MTTLLDKTRRINQLLQQKNTFDMTLDLPYNNMALILGDILDSNAYIISSEGVLLGFNEKHDVNNDRVKNMFEEKQFPQIYTDMVDHLTKTEANIPISSDMTAFPVEQREKYPNGLTTVVPIFGAGERLGTIILARMDAAFNEDDLVLAEYGATVVGMQFLYQKSRDIEADVRSATAVQMAISTLSYSELKAVQAIFAALQGDEGRLTASSIADEIGITRSVIVNALRKLESAGIIESRSLGMKGTYLRVLNKRFKEELDKHSH
- a CDS encoding aldose 1-epimerase family protein; translation: MTVTIENDQLKAQIALHGAELQSLVSKTNGLEYIWQADPKYWGKHAPVLFPIVGALKEDSYRYKDKTYQLPKHGFARNMDFELLEETGDAASFVLTATAETKAVFPFDFELIIRYELGGDGLTVKYEVENLDEEEMFFSIGGHPAFNVPLEEGLSFEDYYLAFSPRKSRLSLPLDGNYINLEQRTLGQTNTNLALTHDMFKNDAVIFETKGLNAISICSEKSPHSVTLSYKDMPYVGVWSPYPTESPFVCIEPWCGIADTTDATGELVEKLGIQQLAGREKFATKYAITVK
- the plsY gene encoding glycerol-3-phosphate 1-O-acyltransferase PlsY, encoding MKVIILMIIAYLLGSIPSGVWIGKLFYKKDIRQFGSGNTGTTNTFRVLGKPAGTVVLLMDILKGTLATLLPSLFHVTNINPLWFGVCAILGHTFPIFAGFKGGKAVATSAGMLLGYSPIFFIYSATIFVVCLFITSMVSLTSMIAAVLITLSTVILPLVWPQILPQHNWLLTIIATGLTLFIFYRHRDNIKRIKDGSESRIPFGLNSKKKR
- a CDS encoding CoA-binding protein: MFQNPSQEKILQILKEAKTIAVVGLSPKEDRTSFQIARLLQNYGYRIIPVNPQHAGSEILGEKVYSDLASVPEKIDIVDIFRRSEFLPDVAADFLKIDAKVYWAQLGLENEQAWEMLHEAKRDDVIMNRCIKIELNKMGA